The Leptospira brenneri genome includes a window with the following:
- a CDS encoding PilZ domain-containing protein: MESERRLPRISPGDFSEFEIHLDLEGITLFGKLGNISEEGLCFLGEDDLLSDEIESQVLGSIVWAKGTKRMFFEGTVMWTQTSKIKNVVYYIAGIQFQERLNLTDSMLARSLEIK; the protein is encoded by the coding sequence ATGGAAAGTGAGCGAAGGCTTCCACGAATATCCCCAGGTGACTTTTCTGAATTTGAGATCCACTTGGATTTAGAAGGGATCACATTATTTGGAAAGTTGGGGAATATTTCCGAAGAAGGCCTTTGTTTTTTGGGTGAAGATGATTTGCTCAGTGATGAAATCGAATCCCAAGTTTTGGGAAGTATTGTTTGGGCAAAAGGCACCAAACGTATGTTTTTTGAGGGAACAGTGATGTGGACTCAAACTTCAAAAATTAAAAACGTAGTCTATTATATCGCAGGAATTCAGTTTCAAGAAAGACTGAATCTTACAGATTCTATGCTTGCTCGCAGTTTGGAGATCAAATGA
- a CDS encoding MBOAT family O-acyltransferase — MIFSDFEYFVFFLFVFFTVWYVFPAIFSNQSRETRILHIFLLISSYFFYMSWDYRFGALILLSTAIDYFVGLKLASESREKVRYYLLLFSLITNLVFILGFFKYYNFLVTSVNSITNPLFGVDTLPVLKIILPAGISFFTFQSLSYTIDVYRNEIPAEKDFIRFALFVSFFPQLVAGPIVTARTFMPQLYTPKKLEDIEFRVAIRFFMLGYFKKAVLSDMVAPTIDTIYADPSGHHAYALLIAAALGGIQVYLDFSGYSDMAIGSAMLLGYKLPTNFNLPFLATSVSGFWRRWHMTLNSWLRDYIYIPMGGSRVTSVRRKFNLWFTMFVSGVWHGAQWTFVFWGSLNGFFYVLEEIWNEWFPNQKNGKESNPWYKAPLWLFQNILNSSIFFLGAVFFRSLSWENAWVHIRGIFTFQAGQIRPYMWKDFLWILFFLYLGHIIGYFIFEKGKWKGIPASLEFALYPVLFLVLNLATPENSVPFIYFQF; from the coding sequence TTGATCTTTTCCGATTTTGAATACTTTGTCTTCTTTCTCTTCGTTTTTTTTACAGTTTGGTACGTATTCCCCGCAATTTTCTCCAACCAATCAAGAGAAACACGAATCTTACATATCTTCCTTCTCATCAGTAGTTATTTTTTTTACATGTCTTGGGACTACCGTTTTGGTGCTCTCATTCTACTTTCTACAGCGATCGATTATTTTGTCGGACTCAAACTAGCATCTGAATCAAGAGAGAAGGTAAGGTATTATCTTTTACTCTTTAGTTTGATTACGAATTTAGTATTTATCTTAGGATTTTTTAAATACTACAATTTTTTAGTCACATCTGTGAATTCAATCACCAATCCTTTGTTTGGTGTTGATACCTTACCTGTTTTAAAAATCATTTTACCTGCAGGTATTTCCTTTTTTACCTTCCAGTCTTTGTCCTATACGATTGATGTTTATCGAAATGAAATTCCTGCCGAAAAAGACTTCATTCGATTTGCTCTTTTTGTGAGTTTTTTCCCTCAACTTGTGGCAGGTCCCATTGTGACTGCAAGAACCTTTATGCCACAGTTGTATACACCAAAGAAACTAGAAGACATTGAGTTTCGTGTAGCGATTCGTTTTTTTATGTTGGGTTATTTTAAAAAAGCTGTTCTTTCCGATATGGTGGCTCCCACAATCGACACAATATATGCAGATCCATCTGGGCACCACGCCTATGCATTGTTAATTGCAGCAGCTCTCGGTGGAATCCAGGTTTATTTAGATTTTAGCGGTTATTCGGATATGGCAATTGGAAGTGCAATGTTACTTGGTTATAAACTTCCTACTAATTTCAATTTGCCTTTCCTTGCCACTTCTGTTTCTGGGTTTTGGCGTCGTTGGCACATGACATTAAATTCTTGGTTAAGGGATTATATTTATATTCCTATGGGGGGAAGTCGGGTAACTTCCGTAAGACGTAAGTTTAACCTTTGGTTTACTATGTTTGTGAGCGGGGTTTGGCATGGAGCCCAATGGACCTTTGTGTTTTGGGGAAGTTTAAACGGATTTTTTTATGTTTTGGAAGAGATTTGGAATGAGTGGTTTCCGAACCAAAAGAACGGTAAAGAATCAAATCCTTGGTATAAAGCTCCTCTTTGGCTTTTTCAGAACATTCTCAATAGCTCTATTTTCTTTTTAGGTGCTGTATTCTTTCGATCTCTATCTTGGGAAAATGCTTGGGTGCACATTCGGGGAATTTTTACCTTCCAAGCAGGGCAGATCCGTCCCTACATGTGGAAAGACTTCCTTTGGATCCTATTTTTCCTCTATTTGGGTCATATCATCGGTTATTTTATCTTTGAGAAGGGAAAATGGAAAGGGATCCCTGCCAGTTTGGAATTTGCTCTCTATCCTGTTCTTTTTCTTGTCTTAAATTTAGCTACACCAGAAAACTCTGTTCCGTTCATTTACTTTCAGTTCTAA
- a CDS encoding nucleoside-diphosphate sugar epimerase — translation MKILLLGGTGLIGKQVLLSLVFYPQIKKVIVWARNSQSNPNPNVPIEVVQVSWEDFKTGKVNIPDGLDAVFCCLGTTINKAGSQEKFKEIDYEYPLFAAKQAKEKKVPGFYIITAMGSDSKSSIFYNRVKGEIETELRKLEFPFLGIFRPSLLIGEREEVRVGEKVGEFLGNLIPFGLLGLKKFKPIPGEYVAKSMIYSLLHDKPKPNSSATVKIYENDVLWEIGKDHSF, via the coding sequence ATGAAAATACTACTTCTTGGCGGAACTGGCCTGATTGGAAAACAGGTTTTGTTATCCCTTGTTTTTTATCCACAAATCAAAAAGGTAATTGTTTGGGCCAGAAATTCACAATCGAATCCAAACCCAAATGTTCCCATTGAAGTTGTGCAAGTGAGTTGGGAAGACTTTAAGACGGGAAAGGTTAATATTCCCGATGGTTTGGATGCTGTGTTTTGTTGTCTTGGTACAACCATTAACAAAGCAGGGAGCCAAGAAAAATTTAAAGAAATTGATTACGAATATCCTTTGTTTGCTGCAAAACAAGCTAAAGAAAAAAAGGTTCCTGGGTTTTATATCATCACTGCTATGGGGTCTGATTCCAAATCATCCATTTTTTATAACCGAGTGAAGGGTGAAATCGAAACGGAACTTCGAAAATTAGAATTTCCCTTCCTCGGAATTTTTAGACCTTCACTTCTCATTGGTGAAAGAGAAGAGGTGCGAGTGGGTGAAAAAGTGGGGGAGTTTTTAGGAAACCTAATTCCTTTTGGACTTCTTGGGCTCAAAAAATTCAAACCGATACCTGGTGAGTATGTAGCCAAATCTATGATCTATTCTTTGTTACACGACAAACCGAAACCGAATTCCTCGGCAACGGTTAAAATTTATGAAAACGATGTCCTTTGGGAGATCGGTAAGGACCATTCTTTTTGA
- a CDS encoding lysophospholipid acyltransferase family protein has product MIPDNKQKPYSKTKYIILSWVVHFIVRVWYLFIRNQKFIIPDESAKVIEKGSGYIIAVFHETTLSLYRHATQYLKRKKKADMVALVSQSKDGEIIHQTFARSNLRSVRGSSTRGGTGAFRNILKEMKQGAVPIFTVDGPKGPRREVKPGVIVTASLTGFPILYLHSCYDRAYTFKSWDRHFFPKFGARLFIQYGEPFFVPKGLSESQMDEYAKKLEIAMGKNAETLESYVRGLFPDNSIDVPPKL; this is encoded by the coding sequence TTGATTCCCGACAACAAACAAAAACCCTATTCCAAAACCAAATACATCATCCTGAGTTGGGTGGTTCACTTCATTGTTAGAGTTTGGTATCTATTCATTCGGAACCAAAAATTCATCATTCCTGATGAATCAGCCAAAGTCATTGAAAAAGGTTCTGGTTATATCATTGCCGTTTTCCATGAAACCACACTTTCCCTTTATCGACATGCGACTCAGTATTTAAAACGAAAGAAAAAAGCTGATATGGTGGCTCTCGTTTCTCAATCAAAAGATGGAGAGATCATCCACCAAACATTTGCTCGCTCTAACCTTCGTTCGGTCAGAGGTTCTTCCACCAGAGGGGGAACGGGGGCTTTTCGTAATATTCTAAAAGAAATGAAACAAGGTGCTGTTCCTATTTTTACCGTCGATGGCCCCAAAGGCCCGAGAAGGGAAGTAAAACCAGGTGTCATTGTGACCGCGTCTCTCACAGGTTTTCCGATTCTGTATTTGCATTCTTGTTATGACAGGGCTTATACGTTTAAAAGTTGGGACAGGCATTTTTTCCCCAAATTTGGAGCAAGGCTTTTCATCCAGTATGGCGAGCCTTTCTTTGTTCCCAAAGGTCTGTCGGAGAGCCAAATGGATGAATATGCCAAAAAATTGGAAATTGCCATGGGGAAAAATGCGGAAACTCTGGAATCCTATGTGCGTGGACTCTTTCCTGACAATTCTATTGACGTACCACCTAAACTCTAA
- a CDS encoding single-stranded DNA-binding protein yields the protein MKNLSYIILDGNLTADPEERNVAGGKSLAVFTVAVNHTANNQEGKEKDDVSYFEVEAWEKLGENCVEYLKKGSKVTVMGNLKQNRWKSPDGENRSKIKVTASTVRFDSARKKDSKAA from the coding sequence ATGAAAAATCTATCGTACATCATTCTGGATGGAAATTTAACCGCAGACCCAGAGGAAAGAAATGTCGCGGGAGGAAAATCTCTCGCTGTTTTCACAGTTGCTGTCAACCATACAGCAAACAACCAAGAAGGTAAGGAGAAAGACGACGTCTCTTACTTTGAGGTAGAGGCTTGGGAAAAATTAGGAGAGAACTGTGTGGAATACCTTAAGAAGGGAAGTAAGGTGACGGTTATGGGAAATCTGAAACAAAACCGATGGAAAAGTCCGGACGGGGAAAACAGGTCTAAAATCAAAGTGACTGCTTCTACCGTTCGTTTTGACAGTGCTCGTAAAAAAGATTCGAAGGCTGCGTAA
- a CDS encoding DUF3332 family protein gives MKKLLTSTLIGILSFGLFANCFGKFGAVKAVYSFNGNIQIGSGKIASFFRSLLMIFPLYIAYGFGSFLDIFIFNLIEFWTDRNPIAMAEYDFDGKLVKEYTMDGKTVTFTYTEWGKVLKMEAPTQTGMETVYFLKDKPEKAFRLTNGKYVEIIQTSGPILPPMSAKHI, from the coding sequence ATGAAAAAATTACTCACATCAACACTCATAGGAATCCTATCCTTTGGTTTATTTGCAAATTGTTTTGGAAAATTCGGAGCAGTGAAAGCAGTCTATTCGTTTAACGGAAACATCCAAATTGGTTCTGGTAAAATCGCAAGTTTCTTTCGTTCCCTTTTGATGATTTTCCCACTTTATATTGCTTACGGATTCGGAAGTTTTCTAGATATTTTTATTTTTAACTTAATCGAGTTTTGGACAGACCGTAATCCGATTGCAATGGCAGAGTATGACTTTGATGGGAAACTTGTGAAAGAATATACAATGGACGGCAAAACAGTTACTTTCACTTATACAGAGTGGGGAAAGGTTTTAAAAATGGAAGCTCCTACTCAAACCGGAATGGAAACTGTATACTTCTTAAAAGACAAACCGGAAAAGGCTTTCCGTTTGACCAATGGAAAGTATGTGGAAATCATCCAAACGAGTGGACCAATCCTTCCTCCAATGAGCGCAAAACACATCTAA